Proteins encoded within one genomic window of Couchioplanes caeruleus:
- the gatB gene encoding Asp-tRNA(Asn)/Glu-tRNA(Gln) amidotransferase subunit GatB, protein MSTTVLPSYEDATSRYEPVIGLETHVELGTNTKMFCSCPTDFGAEPNTQVCPVCLALPGALPVANRAGIEATIRIGLALNCDIASWCRMARKNYFYPDMPKNFQTSQYDEPLCVDGYVDVEVDGETVRIGIERVHLEEDTGKTLHVGGATGRIHGATESLVDYNRAGIPLVEIVTKPVPGLGAKAPEVARAYVTELRDIIRSLGVSDVRMEQGSLRCDVNTSLNKPGEEWGTRTETKNVNSLRSVERAVRSEIIRQAGILDDGGKIVQETRHFQEDTGDTRSGRSKETATDYRYFPEPDLVPIAPDPAWVAELKASLPERPSAKRARLREDWGISELDMQSVANAGAVELIEETIAAGASPAGARKWWMGELARRANETGVELADVGATPAQVAQLQSLVDAGKLNDKLARTVLEGVVAGEGDPAQVMTARGLGVVSDTGALQAAVDEAIAANPDIAAKIRDGKLAAAGALVGAVMKTTRGQADAKTVRELILARLS, encoded by the coding sequence ATGAGTACGACTGTGCTTCCCTCGTACGAGGACGCGACCTCCCGCTACGAGCCGGTGATCGGCCTGGAGACACACGTCGAGCTCGGCACGAACACCAAGATGTTCTGTAGCTGCCCGACCGACTTCGGCGCGGAGCCCAACACTCAGGTCTGCCCCGTCTGCCTGGCCTTGCCGGGTGCGCTGCCGGTTGCGAACCGCGCCGGCATCGAGGCCACCATCCGGATCGGCCTGGCCCTCAACTGCGACATCGCCAGTTGGTGCCGCATGGCCCGGAAGAACTACTTCTACCCGGACATGCCGAAGAACTTCCAGACCTCGCAGTACGACGAGCCCCTGTGCGTCGACGGCTACGTCGATGTCGAGGTGGACGGCGAGACCGTTCGCATCGGCATCGAGCGGGTCCACCTCGAGGAGGACACCGGCAAGACGCTGCATGTCGGCGGCGCCACCGGCCGCATCCACGGCGCTACCGAGTCGCTGGTGGACTACAACCGGGCCGGTATCCCGCTCGTCGAGATCGTCACCAAGCCGGTGCCGGGTCTCGGCGCCAAGGCCCCCGAGGTCGCCCGCGCCTACGTGACGGAGCTGCGCGACATCATCCGCTCGCTCGGCGTCTCCGACGTCCGCATGGAGCAGGGCTCGCTGCGGTGCGACGTGAACACCTCGCTGAACAAGCCGGGCGAGGAGTGGGGCACGCGTACCGAGACCAAGAACGTGAACTCGCTGCGGTCGGTCGAGCGGGCCGTCCGCTCCGAGATCATCCGTCAGGCCGGCATCCTCGACGACGGCGGCAAGATCGTGCAGGAGACCCGTCACTTCCAGGAGGACACCGGCGACACCCGCTCGGGGCGTTCCAAGGAGACGGCCACCGACTACCGCTACTTCCCCGAGCCCGACCTCGTCCCGATCGCGCCGGACCCGGCCTGGGTCGCGGAGCTGAAGGCCAGCCTTCCCGAGCGTCCTAGCGCAAAGCGCGCCCGCCTCCGCGAGGACTGGGGCATCAGCGAGCTCGACATGCAGTCGGTCGCTAACGCCGGCGCCGTCGAGCTCATCGAGGAGACGATCGCCGCCGGCGCGAGCCCGGCCGGCGCCCGCAAGTGGTGGATGGGCGAGCTCGCCCGCCGCGCCAACGAGACCGGCGTCGAGCTGGCCGACGTCGGCGCCACCCCGGCCCAGGTCGCCCAGCTCCAGTCCCTGGTCGACGCGGGCAAGCTCAACGACAAGCTCGCCCGCACGGTCCTCGAGGGCGTCGTGGCCGGCGAGGGCGACCCGGCCCAGGTCATGACCGCCCGCGGCCTCGGCGTCGTCTCGGACACCGGCGCCCTCCAGGCCGCCGTCGACGAGGCCATCGCCGCCAACCCCGACATCGCCGCCAAGATCCGCGACGGCAAGCTGGCCGCGGCAGGCGCCCTGGTCGGCGCGGTCATGAAGACAACCCGCGGCCAGGCCGACGCCAAGACCGTCCGAGAGCTCATCCTCGCCCGCCTGAGCTGA